Proteins encoded within one genomic window of Streptomyces profundus:
- a CDS encoding thymidine kinase, with amino-acid sequence MAELAFFSGTMDCGKSTLALQIQHNRSARGLLGMIFTRNDRAGVGRISSRLGLIAEATETDEGFDFHAHLVRHLTAGGRVDYVIADEAQFLSPRQVDQLARVVDDLGIDVFAFGITTDFRTKLFPGSQRLIELADRVEVLQVEALCWCGARATHNARTVGGRMVVEGAQVVVGDVSGGPDSPRGEVGYEVLCRRHHRRRLTAVTAGAGQLSPEVLPTEGVPRQHS; translated from the coding sequence TTGGCTGAACTCGCCTTCTTCTCCGGCACGATGGACTGCGGGAAGAGCACGCTCGCCCTGCAGATCCAGCACAACCGCTCCGCGCGCGGCCTGCTGGGCATGATCTTCACCCGCAACGACCGGGCCGGTGTGGGCCGGATCTCCTCCAGGCTCGGCCTGATCGCCGAAGCCACCGAGACGGACGAGGGGTTCGACTTCCACGCCCATCTGGTGCGCCATCTGACCGCTGGCGGCCGGGTCGACTACGTCATCGCCGACGAGGCGCAGTTCCTCTCCCCGCGCCAGGTCGACCAGCTCGCCCGCGTCGTGGACGACCTCGGCATCGACGTGTTCGCCTTCGGCATCACCACCGACTTCCGTACCAAGCTCTTCCCCGGTTCCCAGCGGCTGATCGAGCTGGCCGACCGGGTGGAGGTCCTCCAGGTCGAGGCGCTCTGCTGGTGCGGTGCCCGCGCCACCCACAACGCGCGCACGGTCGGCGGGCGGATGGTGGTCGAGGGCGCCCAGGTGGTGGTCGGCGACGTCTCGGGCGGCCCCGACAGCCCACGCGGCGAGGTGGGGTACGAGGTGCTCTGCCGCCGACACCACCGCAGAAGGCTCACCGCCGTGACGGCCGGCGCGGGTCAACTCTCCCCCGAGGTACTCCCCACAGAAGGAGTACCCAGGCAGCACAGCTAG
- a CDS encoding VOC family protein → MTEAASPPTSGTHRWVSLMVRDLTAAQRFYGELFGWEFDAGPTQLGPYVRALRDGHPVAGISESAAGAHQVVAWLPYIATSDVDATASRIRECGGTVAVGPIEVEQVGRLAIASDVNGAAFGLWQGGPRRSAPFYGPAGTPEWNELITADTSVVSKFYSVVLGYEATPEPAQPEGLDYLTLRLDDRPVASIRGVGAAALPQDRGPHWITYFSVPDVDEGLKAVERLGGRVLGEPEVSPFGRWAKVADPEGGNFAIVRPPGR, encoded by the coding sequence ATGACCGAGGCAGCGAGTCCCCCGACGTCCGGGACGCACCGCTGGGTGAGCCTGATGGTCCGTGACCTGACGGCGGCTCAGCGGTTCTATGGGGAGCTGTTCGGCTGGGAGTTCGACGCAGGTCCGACCCAACTGGGTCCTTATGTCAGAGCGCTGCGCGACGGCCACCCGGTGGCCGGGATCAGCGAGTCCGCGGCGGGGGCGCACCAGGTGGTCGCGTGGCTGCCGTACATCGCCACCAGCGATGTCGACGCCACCGCCAGCCGGATCCGCGAGTGCGGAGGCACGGTGGCCGTGGGTCCGATCGAGGTGGAGCAGGTGGGGCGGCTGGCCATCGCCTCGGACGTGAACGGGGCCGCGTTCGGCCTGTGGCAGGGCGGACCGCGGCGCAGCGCGCCGTTCTACGGGCCGGCCGGCACGCCGGAGTGGAACGAGCTGATCACCGCCGACACCTCGGTGGTGAGCAAGTTCTACAGCGTGGTCCTCGGCTACGAGGCCACGCCCGAGCCCGCGCAGCCTGAGGGTCTCGACTACCTGACGCTCCGGTTGGACGACCGGCCGGTGGCGAGCATCCGCGGGGTGGGGGCGGCGGCACTGCCGCAGGACCGTGGTCCGCACTGGATCACGTACTTCTCCGTGCCGGATGTCGACGAGGGGCTCAAGGCGGTGGAGCGGCTCGGCGGCCGGGTGTTGGGCGAGCCCGAGGTCTCGCCGTTCGGCCGCTGGGCGAAGGTGGCTGACCCCGAGGGCGGGAACTTCGCGATCGTCCGACCGCCGGGCCGCTGA
- a CDS encoding sulfurtransferase codes for MTAIIPAAELAAATAPGTPPSEHPVLLDIRWRLGGPPGRPLYAAGHLPGAVYVDLPGELAGPPGERGRHPLPDLGIFGAAMRRAGVSLGRPVVVYDAGDGWAAARAWWLLRWAGHPRVRVLDGGLAAWTGPLSTEEPRPAEGDFVPTPGGLPVLDADGAARLAREGVLLDARAGERYRGEVEPIDPVAGHIPGAVSAPTSENVTPGGQLRPAAELADRFAALGVSPGTGVGVYCGSGVSAAHQVWALEVAGVTAALYPGSWSEWTARPGRPVAGGPEPG; via the coding sequence ATGACAGCGATCATCCCGGCAGCGGAACTCGCCGCCGCCACCGCCCCTGGAACTCCGCCGTCCGAGCACCCCGTTCTGCTGGACATCCGCTGGCGCCTGGGCGGCCCGCCCGGCCGCCCGCTGTACGCGGCGGGCCATCTGCCCGGCGCGGTCTATGTCGACCTGCCAGGTGAGCTGGCGGGGCCGCCGGGCGAGAGGGGCCGGCACCCGCTGCCGGATCTGGGGATCTTCGGCGCGGCGATGCGCCGTGCCGGCGTGTCCCTGGGCCGTCCCGTGGTGGTCTACGACGCCGGGGACGGCTGGGCGGCGGCGCGGGCCTGGTGGCTGCTGCGCTGGGCGGGACACCCCAGGGTGCGGGTGCTGGACGGCGGCCTCGCCGCCTGGACGGGCCCGCTGAGCACCGAGGAGCCGCGCCCGGCCGAGGGGGACTTCGTGCCGACGCCAGGCGGCCTGCCGGTGCTCGACGCGGACGGCGCGGCCCGACTGGCCAGGGAAGGGGTGCTGTTGGACGCGCGGGCGGGGGAGCGCTACCGGGGCGAGGTGGAGCCGATCGACCCGGTGGCCGGGCATATCCCGGGCGCGGTCTCGGCCCCGACCTCCGAGAACGTGACACCGGGGGGACAGCTCCGCCCCGCCGCCGAACTCGCCGACCGCTTCGCCGCCTTGGGCGTGTCGCCCGGTACCGGGGTGGGGGTCTACTGCGGCTCCGGGGTGTCGGCGGCGCACCAGGTGTGGGCGCTTGAGGTGGCCGGCGTGACGGCGGCGCTCTACCCCGGCTCCTGGAGCGAGTGGACCGCCCGGCCCGGGCGCCCCGTCGCCGGGGGCCCGGAGCCGGGCTGA
- the sepH gene encoding septation protein SepH, producing the protein MTSAGTTREVLVPELRVVAVSNDGTRLVLKAADNTEYTLPIDERLRAAVRNDRARLGQIEIEVENHLRPRDIQARIRAGATAEEVAQFAGIPVDRVRRFEGPVLAERAFMAERARKTALRRPGETAGPQLGEAVAERLLLRGADKDAVRWDSWRRDDGTWEVLLVYRVAGETHSASWMYDPPRRLVQAVDDEARSLLGETDDTPEPSTPFVPRIARLPRESERPTARVTQEPASRVDNDTDSLTSLLEAVPSFRGDLVVPESPAPAAGVEDEPEAPPAGEESPAARGPAASAGSTYADVLMPRSVGGHRDRLTGTTDRQAEADGVRPGRRAAVPSWDEIVFGTRRKKKD; encoded by the coding sequence GTGACGTCGGCAGGCACCACCCGGGAGGTCCTCGTGCCCGAACTGCGTGTCGTGGCCGTGAGCAATGACGGCACACGCTTGGTGTTGAAGGCTGCCGACAACACGGAATACACCCTTCCGATCGACGAGCGGCTTCGCGCCGCCGTGCGCAACGACCGCGCGCGGCTCGGCCAGATCGAGATCGAGGTGGAGAACCACCTCCGTCCCAGAGACATCCAGGCGCGGATACGAGCCGGTGCGACGGCCGAGGAGGTCGCGCAGTTCGCCGGCATCCCGGTGGACCGGGTGCGCAGGTTCGAGGGCCCGGTGCTCGCCGAGCGCGCGTTCATGGCGGAGCGGGCCCGCAAGACGGCCCTGCGCCGCCCCGGCGAGACGGCGGGGCCGCAGCTGGGCGAGGCGGTCGCCGAGCGGCTGCTGCTGCGCGGCGCCGACAAGGACGCCGTCCGCTGGGACTCCTGGCGCCGCGACGACGGCACCTGGGAGGTCCTGCTGGTCTACCGGGTCGCCGGCGAGACGCACTCGGCGAGCTGGATGTACGACCCGCCGCGCCGGCTGGTCCAGGCCGTCGACGACGAGGCCAGGTCGCTGCTGGGCGAGACGGACGACACGCCCGAGCCGAGCACGCCGTTCGTCCCGCGCATCGCGCGCCTCCCCCGGGAGAGCGAGCGGCCCACGGCGCGGGTCACCCAGGAGCCCGCCTCCAGGGTGGACAACGACACGGACTCGCTGACCAGCCTGCTGGAGGCGGTGCCCAGCTTCCGTGGCGATCTCGTGGTGCCCGAGTCGCCGGCCCCCGCTGCCGGCGTCGAGGACGAGCCGGAGGCGCCGCCCGCCGGCGAGGAGAGCCCGGCGGCCAGGGGGCCTGCGGCGTCCGCCGGCTCCACCTACGCCGATGTCCTGATGCCGCGTTCGGTCGGCGGCCATCGCGACCGGCTGACGGGCACCACCGACCGGCAGGCCGAGGCCGACGGGGTGCGGCCCGGCCGCCGCGCCGCGGTGCCGAGCTGGGACGAGATCGTCTTCGGCACCCGGCGCAAGAAGAAGGACTGA
- a CDS encoding ferrochelatase, whose product MEGVLTAQPYDALLLLSFGGPEGPDDVLPFLENVTRGRGIPRERLAEVGAHYHLFGGVSPINEQNRALLAALREDFAGIGLDLPVYWGNRNWSPYLTDTLRELGRDGRRRVLTLATSAYASYSGCRQYREDLAAALGTLREEGLPLPRVDKLRLYYNHPGFLETMVEGARQALDQLPAETRDGARLLFCTHSIPDSAAEFSGPPREHGPGGAYVAQHLDAAGAIVRRLGEETGVERAWELVYQSRSGSPRVPWLEPDVNDRLRELRDEGVTSVVLVPLGFVSDHMEVRFDLDTEALATAEKLGIAAVRSATVGAHPRFVAALRELVLERAATERGQAPDRPALGERGPSHDLCPSGCCAGRVAKPAAAGADSPFA is encoded by the coding sequence ATGGAAGGTGTGCTCACTGCCCAGCCCTATGACGCCCTGCTGCTGCTCTCGTTCGGTGGCCCCGAGGGCCCGGACGACGTCCTGCCGTTCCTGGAGAACGTCACCAGAGGCCGGGGCATCCCCAGGGAACGTCTCGCCGAGGTCGGCGCCCACTATCACCTGTTCGGCGGAGTCAGCCCGATCAACGAGCAGAACCGCGCGCTGCTGGCCGCCCTGCGCGAGGACTTCGCCGGCATCGGCCTGGACCTGCCGGTGTACTGGGGCAACCGCAACTGGTCCCCGTATCTCACCGACACCCTGCGGGAGCTGGGCCGGGACGGCCGGCGTCGGGTGCTCACCCTGGCGACCAGCGCCTACGCCTCCTACTCCGGCTGCCGCCAGTACCGGGAGGATCTGGCGGCGGCGCTGGGAACCCTCCGCGAGGAGGGCCTTCCGCTGCCCCGGGTGGACAAGCTCCGCCTGTACTACAACCACCCCGGCTTTCTGGAGACCATGGTGGAGGGCGCCCGTCAGGCCCTGGACCAGCTGCCGGCCGAGACGCGGGACGGCGCCAGGCTGCTGTTCTGCACGCACTCCATCCCGGACTCCGCCGCCGAGTTCTCCGGGCCGCCGCGCGAACACGGGCCCGGCGGCGCCTATGTGGCGCAGCATCTGGACGCGGCCGGGGCGATCGTCCGGCGGCTCGGCGAGGAGACGGGCGTCGAGCGCGCCTGGGAGCTGGTCTACCAGTCGCGCAGCGGCTCGCCCCGCGTCCCCTGGCTCGAACCGGATGTCAACGACCGGCTGCGGGAGCTGCGCGACGAGGGCGTGACCTCGGTGGTGCTGGTGCCGCTCGGCTTCGTCTCGGACCATATGGAGGTCCGTTTCGACCTCGACACGGAGGCGCTGGCCACCGCCGAGAAGCTCGGCATCGCGGCCGTCCGGTCGGCCACCGTCGGCGCCCACCCCCGCTTTGTGGCCGCGCTGCGGGAGCTGGTGCTGGAGCGCGCGGCCACCGAGCGCGGCCAGGCCCCCGACCGGCCCGCGCTGGGCGAGCGCGGCCCCAGCCACGATCTGTGCCCGTCCGGCTGCTGCGCCGGCCGGGTCGCCAAGCCCGCGGCGGCCGGCGCCGACAGCCCGTTCGCCTGA
- a CDS encoding inositol monophosphatase family protein codes for MSEQPDAALVAQLLQLAKEAAARAGTLLRDGRPADLGVAATKSSPIDIVTEMDVAAENLITGFLAEHRPDDAVLGEESGASAGSSRVRWIIDPLDGTVNYLYGLPQWAVSVAAELDGRVVVGVVEAPMRGETYHATLGGGAVRTSGAGLPQPMTVRPSPALDQALIGTGFNYVATVRTAQAALAARLIPQVRDIRRSGSAAIDLADVGGGRLDGYYERGLMPWDLAAGDLIAREGGASTGGRVGGPPDGDLTVAASPGVFQELQPLLDGLGAWHD; via the coding sequence TTGTCCGAGCAACCCGATGCCGCGCTGGTGGCCCAGCTGCTTCAGCTGGCCAAGGAGGCGGCGGCCAGGGCCGGAACCCTGCTGCGTGACGGCCGCCCCGCCGACCTCGGGGTCGCGGCGACCAAGTCGAGCCCGATCGACATCGTCACCGAGATGGACGTCGCGGCCGAGAACCTGATCACCGGCTTTCTCGCCGAACACCGCCCGGACGACGCCGTCCTCGGCGAGGAGAGCGGGGCGAGCGCGGGCAGCAGCCGGGTCCGCTGGATCATCGACCCGCTGGACGGCACCGTCAACTACCTCTACGGGCTGCCGCAGTGGGCGGTGTCGGTGGCCGCCGAGCTGGACGGCCGGGTCGTCGTCGGGGTCGTGGAGGCGCCCATGCGGGGCGAGACCTACCACGCCACCCTCGGCGGCGGCGCCGTGCGGACCTCGGGCGCCGGGCTGCCGCAGCCCATGACGGTGCGGCCGAGCCCCGCGCTGGACCAGGCGCTGATCGGCACCGGATTCAACTATGTGGCCACGGTGCGCACCGCCCAGGCCGCCCTGGCCGCGCGGCTGATCCCCCAGGTGCGGGACATCCGCCGTTCGGGCTCCGCCGCCATCGATCTGGCGGACGTGGGCGGGGGCCGGTTGGACGGCTACTACGAACGGGGCCTGATGCCCTGGGACCTGGCGGCCGGCGATCTGATCGCCCGCGAGGGCGGCGCGTCGACGGGCGGCCGGGTCGGCGGGCCGCCGGACGGCGATCTGACGGTGGCGGCCAGCCCCGGGGTGTTCCAGGAGCTACAGCCGCTGCTGGACGGCCTGGGGGCCTGGCACGACTGA
- a CDS encoding response regulator transcription factor — MRVLVVEDEQLLADAVATGLRRQAMAVDVVYDGAAATERIDLNDYDVVVLDRDLPLLHGDDVCRYIVASGLPTRVLMLTASGDVSDRVEGLEIGADDYLPKPFAFTELIARVRALGRRATAPLPPVLERAGITLDPNRHEVSRGGRSIQLAPKEFAVLEVLMRGEGAVISAEQLLEKAWDENTDPFTNVVRVTVMTLRRKLGDPPVITTVPGAGYRI; from the coding sequence GTGCGCGTACTCGTCGTGGAGGACGAGCAGTTGCTCGCCGACGCCGTGGCCACGGGGCTGCGCCGGCAGGCGATGGCCGTGGATGTGGTGTACGACGGCGCCGCCGCCACCGAGCGCATCGATCTCAACGACTACGACGTGGTGGTGCTGGACCGGGATCTCCCCCTGCTGCACGGCGACGACGTCTGCCGGTACATCGTGGCCAGCGGCCTGCCCACCCGGGTGCTGATGCTGACGGCGTCCGGCGATGTCAGCGACCGGGTCGAGGGCCTTGAGATCGGCGCCGACGACTACCTGCCCAAGCCGTTCGCGTTCACCGAGCTGATCGCCCGGGTGCGGGCGCTGGGCCGGCGGGCCACCGCCCCGCTGCCGCCGGTGCTGGAGCGGGCCGGGATCACGCTTGACCCCAACCGCCACGAGGTCTCCAGGGGCGGCCGGTCGATCCAGCTGGCGCCCAAGGAGTTCGCCGTGCTCGAAGTGCTGATGCGGGGCGAGGGCGCGGTGATCTCCGCCGAGCAGCTGCTGGAGAAGGCCTGGGACGAGAACACCGACCCGTTCACCAACGTCGTGCGGGTGACGGTGATGACGCTGCGCCGCAAGCTGGGCGATCCGCCGGTGATCACCACGGTGCCGGGCGCCGGGTACCGGATCTGA
- a CDS encoding sensor histidine kinase encodes MTSFPPRFPPKPPNPPGSRPPPRISAPPKPQWEPGDVDQQRSWFRPTIRIRLTLLYGGMFLIAGVVLLTIIYLLAARALHNGSKPPFEFSTNTEVTITSDVCEGITGRVTAAEFQSWLEGCSNLQRSIALDQLLRSSLLALLGLAVAAFAFGYVMAGRVLSPLGRITRTARQVAGSDLHRRIELDGPDDEFKELADTFDEMLDRLDRAFTAQQRFVANASHELRTPLAINRTLLEVQLSDPAASPEVIQLGNTLLATNERSEQLVEGLLLLARSENEIIDHKPVDLAEVAARAVEQTRGEAQSRGVELVGSRDPVWVQGNGVLLERIALNLVQNAVRYNLPSDGWVRVDTEARSGQAMLVVENTGPVVPAYEIDNMFEPFRRLRTERTGSDKGVGLGLSIVRSVARAHGGYVQAVPREGGGLVMRVTIPV; translated from the coding sequence ATGACCTCCTTCCCTCCGCGGTTCCCCCCGAAGCCCCCCAACCCGCCAGGCTCCCGGCCGCCGCCCCGGATCAGTGCCCCGCCCAAGCCGCAGTGGGAGCCGGGCGACGTCGACCAGCAGCGCAGCTGGTTCCGGCCCACCATCCGGATCCGGCTGACCCTGCTGTACGGCGGCATGTTCCTGATCGCGGGCGTGGTGCTGCTGACGATCATCTATCTGCTGGCGGCCCGTGCCCTGCACAACGGCAGCAAGCCGCCCTTCGAGTTCAGCACCAACACCGAGGTCACCATCACCTCGGACGTCTGCGAGGGGATCACCGGGCGGGTCACGGCTGCGGAGTTCCAGAGCTGGCTGGAGGGCTGCTCCAATCTCCAGCGCTCCATCGCGCTCGACCAGCTGCTGCGCAGCTCGCTGCTCGCGCTGCTGGGTCTGGCCGTCGCGGCGTTCGCCTTCGGCTATGTGATGGCCGGCCGGGTGCTCTCGCCGCTGGGCCGGATCACCCGCACCGCGCGCCAGGTCGCCGGCTCGGACCTGCATCGCCGGATCGAGCTGGACGGCCCGGACGACGAGTTCAAGGAGCTGGCCGACACCTTCGACGAGATGCTGGACCGGCTTGATCGCGCGTTCACGGCGCAACAGCGGTTCGTCGCCAACGCGTCCCACGAGCTGCGCACCCCGCTGGCGATCAACCGCACGCTGTTGGAGGTGCAGCTCTCCGATCCGGCCGCCTCGCCCGAGGTGATCCAGCTGGGGAACACCCTGCTGGCCACCAACGAGCGCAGTGAGCAGCTCGTGGAGGGCCTGCTGCTGCTCGCCCGCAGTGAGAACGAGATCATCGACCACAAGCCGGTGGATCTCGCCGAGGTGGCCGCGCGGGCGGTCGAGCAGACCCGGGGCGAGGCGCAGTCCCGTGGCGTGGAGCTGGTGGGCAGCCGGGATCCGGTCTGGGTCCAGGGCAACGGCGTGCTGCTGGAGCGGATCGCGCTCAACCTGGTGCAGAACGCGGTCCGCTACAACCTGCCGTCGGACGGCTGGGTGCGGGTCGACACGGAGGCCAGGTCAGGACAGGCGATGCTGGTGGTGGAGAATACGGGGCCGGTGGTGCCCGCCTACGAGATCGACAACATGTTTGAGCCTTTTCGGCGGCTACGTACCGAGCGCACGGGCAGTGACAAGGGCGTCGGCCTCGGGCTGTCCATCGTGAGATCCGTGGCGCGGGCCCACGGGGGCTACGTTCAGGCGGTGCCGCGCGAGGGCGGTGGCCTCGTGATGCGCGTCACCATTCCGGTGTGA
- a CDS encoding DUF4193 domain-containing protein: MATDYDTPRKTDDDVNEDSIEELKARRNDKSASTVDVDEFEQAEGLELPGADLSNEELSVRVLPRQADEFTCMSCFLVHHRSQLADEKDGQPICRDCAA, encoded by the coding sequence ATGGCAACCGACTACGACACTCCACGTAAGACCGACGATGATGTCAACGAGGACAGCATCGAGGAGCTGAAGGCCCGACGGAACGACAAGTCGGCGTCCACGGTCGATGTGGACGAGTTCGAGCAGGCGGAGGGCCTGGAGCTGCCAGGCGCCGACCTGTCCAACGAAGAGCTGTCGGTCCGGGTGCTGCCTCGTCAGGCCGACGAGTTCACCTGCATGAGCTGCTTCCTGGTCCACCACAGGTCGCAGCTGGCCGACGAGAAGGACGGTCAGCCGATCTGCCGCGACTGCGCGGCGTGA
- a CDS encoding DUF3093 domain-containing protein, whose translation MKAYDERLTVPRSWWLMALMGVLLLGVALVPLGPVALLAGMAGGGALMGMALSTYGSARIRVAAGSLIAGDARIPMSALGEARALNADEARAWRTHRADARAHMLLRAYIPTAVRVEVSDPEDPTPYLYLSTRRPERLTAALAAARPDAS comes from the coding sequence ATGAAGGCGTATGACGAGCGACTGACCGTGCCCCGATCCTGGTGGCTGATGGCCCTGATGGGGGTTCTGCTGCTGGGCGTGGCGCTGGTTCCGCTGGGCCCGGTGGCGCTGCTGGCCGGGATGGCGGGCGGGGGCGCGCTGATGGGGATGGCGCTGAGCACCTACGGCTCGGCCAGGATTCGTGTGGCGGCCGGCTCGTTGATCGCTGGTGACGCCAGGATCCCGATGAGCGCCCTTGGTGAGGCCCGGGCGCTCAACGCCGATGAGGCGCGCGCCTGGCGCACTCACCGAGCGGATGCCCGGGCTCATATGTTGCTGCGGGCGTACATTCCCACGGCGGTCCGGGTCGAGGTGTCCGATCCCGAGGATCCCACTCCCTACCTCTACCTCTCGACCCGTCGGCCCGAACGGCTCACCGCCGCCCTGGCCGCTGCCCGCCCGGACGCGAGCTAG
- the dut gene encoding dUTP diphosphatase — MSGGPLDVLIRRVDPQVPLPARAHPGDAGVDLVTTEQAELAPGERAVLPTGVSIALPDGYAAFVHPRSGLAARCGVAMVNAPGTIDAGYRGEIKVIVINLDPRESVRFQRFDRIAQLVVQRVETVRFHEVAELPGSARATGGFGSTGGHADAGNSYAAVGPGGTADRKGQ; from the coding sequence ATGAGCGGCGGCCCTCTCGACGTGCTGATCCGGCGGGTCGATCCCCAGGTGCCCCTGCCGGCCAGGGCACACCCGGGCGACGCCGGGGTCGATCTGGTCACCACCGAGCAGGCCGAGCTGGCGCCCGGCGAGCGCGCGGTGCTGCCGACGGGGGTTTCCATCGCCCTCCCCGACGGGTACGCGGCCTTCGTACACCCGCGCTCCGGGCTGGCCGCCCGGTGTGGGGTGGCGATGGTGAACGCGCCGGGCACCATCGACGCCGGGTACCGTGGGGAGATCAAGGTCATTGTGATCAATCTGGACCCACGGGAGAGCGTGCGGTTCCAGCGTTTCGACCGCATCGCCCAGCTGGTCGTCCAGCGCGTGGAGACGGTGCGGTTTCACGAGGTCGCGGAGCTGCCGGGATCGGCGCGGGCCACCGGGGGCTTCGGCTCCACGGGTGGCCACGCCGACGCCGGGAACTCCTATGCTGCGGTTGGTCCCGGCGGGACTGCCGACCGGAAAGGACAGTGA
- a CDS encoding DUF3710 domain-containing protein, with protein sequence MFGRRRKRDAEPEEAVEATADETPDEDEVRRVKLEPAPRPDGPWDVSEVSKPAEGRVDLGGIFVPGVQGMELRVEVAGDAIVAATVVLKDSAVQLQAFAAPRREGIWAEVREEIGSGITQQGGVIEEIEGPLGWELRARVPVKLPDGKQGTQVVRFVGVDGPRWFLRGVISGQGAVQPQAAGLLEQIFQDTVVVRGEGPMAPRDPIVLKLPDDAQMVPDGVKKEQAEPDDATPVSRFAGGLDKLRRGPEISEVR encoded by the coding sequence GTGTTCGGACGTCGTCGCAAGCGAGACGCGGAGCCCGAGGAAGCGGTCGAGGCGACCGCCGACGAGACTCCGGACGAGGACGAGGTGCGCCGGGTCAAGCTGGAGCCGGCCCCGCGCCCCGACGGGCCCTGGGACGTGAGTGAGGTCTCCAAGCCGGCCGAGGGCCGGGTGGATCTCGGGGGCATCTTCGTGCCCGGCGTCCAGGGCATGGAGCTGCGGGTCGAGGTCGCGGGGGACGCGATCGTCGCCGCCACCGTGGTGCTCAAGGACAGCGCCGTGCAGCTCCAGGCGTTCGCCGCGCCCCGGCGTGAGGGCATCTGGGCCGAGGTCCGGGAGGAGATCGGCTCCGGCATCACCCAACAGGGTGGCGTGATCGAGGAGATCGAGGGCCCGCTGGGCTGGGAGCTGCGGGCCAGGGTGCCGGTGAAGCTGCCGGACGGCAAGCAAGGTACGCAGGTCGTGCGGTTTGTCGGCGTCGACGGGCCCCGCTGGTTCCTGCGCGGGGTGATCTCCGGGCAGGGCGCGGTGCAGCCGCAGGCCGCCGGCCTGCTGGAGCAGATCTTCCAGGACACCGTGGTGGTGCGCGGCGAAGGGCCGATGGCCCCCCGCGACCCGATCGTCCTCAAGCTGCCCGATGACGCCCAGATGGTGCCGGACGGGGTCAAGAAGGAGCAGGCGGAGCCGGACGACGCGACCCCGGTGTCCCGGTTCGCCGGCGGCCTCGACAAGCTGCGGCGCGGCCCGGAGATCTCCGAGGTCCGTTAG
- a CDS encoding DUF6343 family protein, with product MSRGRHARTGTEPTTALSALRLRLLLSAIFTPLFLAGTVVFGVWWSRSEEGDAVGPDALRVITLICAVAAVFAVVDLLVVLRRRRQARERAANSRPPDARL from the coding sequence ATGAGCAGAGGACGGCATGCCCGCACCGGCACCGAACCGACCACAGCGCTGAGCGCGCTCCGGCTTCGGCTGCTGCTTTCCGCCATCTTCACGCCGCTTTTCCTGGCCGGCACGGTGGTGTTCGGCGTCTGGTGGTCGCGCTCCGAGGAGGGCGACGCGGTCGGCCCCGACGCGCTGCGGGTGATCACGCTGATCTGCGCGGTCGCCGCGGTGTTCGCCGTGGTCGACCTGCTGGTGGTGCTGCGCCGCAGGAGGCAGGCCAGGGAGCGGGCCGCGAACTCGCGTCCGCCCGACGCGCGGCTCTAG